From Candoia aspera isolate rCanAsp1 chromosome 4, rCanAsp1.hap2, whole genome shotgun sequence, a single genomic window includes:
- the HSPBP1 gene encoding hsp70-binding protein 1 yields the protein MAEGGADGNQPPREHPRNLQGLLQMAVMAGNAEPGQMEPMSDERRQWLQEAMVEAFRGQMDEVEQMKECLRILEVLSPGAERGESSEETHSDLERREGALDVLAELCENLDNAADFCKLEGMRLLAHRYLEHEEQELRWRAAHLVGTCAQNVPKVQEQALALGCMRKLLRLLDHDPSEAVRIKALFAISCLVRAQEAGLQQFLRLDGFSVLMRAMQSNVQKLKVKSAFLLQNLLINHPEQKETLCSMGMVQQLVALVRSEHSTFHEHVLGALCSLVTDFPQGVRECQEPELALEDLLKERCQLLKNQEEFQEELDFCETLLRLCFHSQPDENNMDR from the exons ATGGCTGAAGGGGGTGCAGATGGGAACCAGCCACCGCGTGAGCATCCCCGCAATTTGCAGGGGTTGCTGCAGATGGCAGTCATGGCGGGCAACGCCGAACCTGGTCAAATGGAGCCCATGTCTGATGAG CGGAGACAGTGGTTACAGGAAGCAATGGTTGAGGCATTTCGTGGGCAGATGGATGAAGTGGAACAAATGAAGGAATGTCTGCGTATTTTGGAAGTGTTGAGCCCCGGAGCAGAACGTGGGGAAAGTTCAGAGGAAACACATTCAGACCTTGAGCGAAGGGAAGGTGCCCTAGATGTACTGGCAGAGTTGTGCGAAAACTTGGATAACGCTGCAG ATTTCTGCAAACTGGAGGGCATGCGGCTATTGGCACACCGATACCTGGAACATGAAGAGCAGGAGTTGCGCTGGCGAGCTGCCCATCTGGTGGGCACCTGTGCCCAGAATGTGCCCAAGGTTCAAGAGCAGGCCCTCGCGCTGGGCTGCATGAGGAAGCTGCTGAGGCTGCTGGACCATGACCCCAGTGAGGCTGTTCGGATCAAGGCGCTCTTTGCTATTTCTT GCTTAGTAAGAGCTCAGGAAGCTGGCCTACAGCAATTCCTACGCCTTGATGGGTTCTCTGTACTCATGAGGGCCATGCAGAGTAACGTACAGAAACTGAAGGTGAAATCGGCCTTTCTCCTCCAGAATCTTctcataaaccacccagagcagAAAG AGACTCTCTGTTCCATGGGCATGGTTCAGCAGCTGGTGGCTCTGGTCCGATCTGAACACAGTACCTTCCACGAGCATGTCCTTGGAGCACTGTGCAG CCTGGTAACAGATTTTCCCCAAGGTGTGCGAGAGTGTCAAGAGCCAGAATTAGCTCTCGAGGATCTGCTAAAGGAACGATGTCAGCTGCTTAAGAATCAAGAAGAATTCCAG gaggagCTGGATTTCTGTGAGACATTGCTGCGCCTCTGCTTCCACAGTCAACCtgatgaaaacaacatggacCGGTAG